The genomic segment GAGGCCAGTCCCGGCGAGATCATTTTCGGTCGGCCGATCTTCGAAGAGCTCTCGGATTACCTCCAGAAGGCTGGCTTTTCGCTCGCCGAGCGGCGCGGTGTGTTGATTCCCCAGCCGCTCTACATCCTGTCCGGCCGCTTGGCTTCGCGCCTGACGGCGACGGTGCCGCGGGTGACCACCACCACGCCCACGGCAGCGATGCCGGTGCGGCCGACGCTCTCGGACATTGGCCCGGGCAGTCTGGTGGGGGGGCGCTTCGAGATCCTCTCGGTGCTCGGCGCCGGCGGCATGGGGGTGGTCTACAAGGCGCGCGATCGCGAGCTCGAAGATCTGGTGGCGGTGAAGATGCTGCGGTCGGATCGTTGGCGCGACACGGCCCTGGTCGAGCGCTTGAAGGAAGAGCTCAAGCTGGCGCGCAAGATCACCCATCCCAACGTCTTGCGGACCTTCGACCTGGGCGAGATCGACGGCACGCCGTTCATCTCGATGGAGTACGTCCGCGGCGTCACCCTCCGCTTCCTGCTCGATCGCACCGATCGTCTGCCCTATTCCGCCGGCCTGCGCCTGGCGCGGCAGCTCTGTCTGGGGCTCGAGGCGGCGCACCAGGTCGGCGTGGTGCATCGCGACATCAAGCCCGAGAACCTGATCCTCGAGCCCAACGGCAACGCCAAGCTGATGGACTTCGGAATCGCCCGGCCGGTCGATCGGATGACCCCGGGGCAAACCACCGACGGCTCGATCGTCGGCACGCCGCAGTACCTGGCGCCGGAGGTGCTCGAAGGCAACGAGGCGGATCCGCGCTCCGATCTCTATGCCGTCGGCGTGGTTCTCTACGAGATGTTCACCGGGGCGCTGCCCTTCGCCGGCACGCCCCTCGAGGTCATCGCGGCGACGGTGCGCGAGGAGCCGAGACCGCCGCGCGACCTGTGGCCCGAGATCCCGCCCTCCTTGGCGGACCTGATTCAAGACTGTCTGCACAAGCAGCCGGAAGAGCGACCGTCGTCGGCCGGTGCACTGATCGCGCGCCTCGACGGGTTGCGAGCCTGAGATGATCGAGCCGCGCCTCAACCTGCAGCTCGGCCTCCCGTCGGCACTGCCCAAGGACGGCGAGATCGAGGATCTCCGCCGTCGCCTGTCGGAGGTCGAGAAGCTCCTCGAGATCAGCGGTGAGATCGGTCGCACCCTCGACCTCGACCGGCTCCTCGACCTCGCCCTGGTGCGAGCCGAGGAAGTGTGCCACGCCGAAACCAGCTCTATCTGGGAGCTCGACGAGGAGCGCCAGGAGCTCTTCTTCCGGGTGGTGCGCGGCAAGGCGGCCCCCGGCATTCGGGGACTGCGGGTGCCGGTCGGGGAAGGCATCGTCGGGGCGGTGGCGGCGAGCGGTCAGCCGGAGATCGTCAACGACGTGTCTTCCGATTCGCGCTGGCGCGGCGAGCCCCTGCAGGGCTTCGAAACCCGCTCCCTGCTGACCGTGCCGTTGGGCGTTCAGCGGCGCGTGGTCGGCGTCATGCAGCTACTCAATCCGGTGGATGCGGAAGGCTTCACCCTTGGCGACCTGTGGCGCATGAACGTCTTCGCCGGTCCTCTCGCCCAGGCGATCGACAACGCCCGTCTGTTCGCCGAGCGCAAACGCCAGTTCTTCGACACGGTGACGGCCCTGGCGGAAGCGACGGAGCTGCGGGATCCCTATACCGGCGGCCATTCGAATCGCGTCACCGCCTACTCGCTGCTGTTGGGAAGCGAGCTGGGCTTGGGGGTCACGGAGCTCGAAGAGCTGATGCTGACCGCCACGCTGCACGATGTCGGCAAGCTGGCGACGCCGGACTCGATTCTGCGCAAGCCGGCGCCGCTGTCGACGCAGGAGAAGGAGGTCATGCGGCGACACCCCGCCGATGGCGCCGAAATGCTCGCCAAGATCCACGGCCTGCGGCACGTCGTCCCGGCGGTGCGCGCCCACCACGAGCACATCGATGGCGGGGGCTATCCGGACGGCTTGCGCGACCAGGAGATCCCCTACTCGGCGCGCATCCTGGCGGTCGCCGATGCCTTCGACGCGATGGTGACGGAACGTCCCTACCGCCAGGGGCTGGCGCCGGTGGAGGCGGCGCGGCGAATCGTCTCCGGCGCCGGCACGCAGTTCTGGGAGCCGGCCGTCGAGGCCTTTGACCAGCTCTTCGACGGTGATCGCTGGGTCCTCGACCACGGTCGTCGGCTCGGGCGCGGCTTCCTCGGTCTCTCCACCGGCCGCGAACTCTGACCATGCTGCGGTTGCGAATCTCCTCGCCGGCGGGGGAGCAAACCTTCGATCTCGGCGACGAGCAGGTCACCATCGGGCGCGGGCGCGACAACTCCATCGTCCTGGCGGATCCCTCCGTGTCCCGTCGTCACTGCGAGATCCACCGCCAGCCGACCGGCTGGGAAGTGGTCGATCTGGGAAGCACCAACGGCGTGTTGCTCGACGACACGCTGGTTTCCAGGGGGCCGATCGAGGCCGGCACGCGCCTCACCCTCGGGACCTTCGACGTGCTGGTCGAGGATCGGGGGCCGACGGTGAGTACGGTGGACGACGAGGCGCAGGTCATCGTCCGCCTCGACAACCTCAAGTCGGTGCTCGAAGACAAGGGCCAGGAAACGCAGATTCTGGCCGCCCTGGTACAGCTCGCCGAAAAGCTGCTGCGCGCCGACCGGGTCGAAGATGCCGCCCGCGCCGTCATGGACGCGGTCTTCGCGGCGGTGTCGGTGGATCGCGGTTTCCTGTTCCTCAAGCAGGACAGCCACCTGGTGTGTGAGCTGGCGCGCTTTGGCGATCAGGTGGTGATGGCACCCTCCGGCGTGGTGCCGGTGTCGACCACCATTCTCAATACGGTGATCGAGCAGGAGGTGGCCCTGGTCACCACCGATGCCCGCGCCGACCATCGCCTCACCGGTGGTGAGTCGATCCGCCTGCATCAGATTCGCGCCGCCCTGTGTGTGCCGATCTGGTCCGAGGGCGGAGTGATCGGTGCCGTTCATCTCGATTCGCCGATCCGATCCGAGATCTTCGGCGAGCGCGATCTCGAGATCGCCACCGCCCTGGCGAGCTACGCCGCGATGGCCATCGAAGGGCTGCGCAACGTCCATCGCCTGGAGGTCGAGCGGCGTTCTCGGGAGCGGCTGGCGCGCTATCACTCGCCGGCGGTGGTCGACGAGATCCTGCAGGGCGAGGCGCAGCGCCAGCATCCGCTACGCACCATGGAGACGACGGTGCTGTTCGCCGATCTGGTGGGGTTCACGCCGGTGGCGGAAAACGCCGGCCCGAAGGCGGTGGCGGACTTCCTCGGCCAGTACTTCGACCGCGCCGTCGAAGCGATCTTCGAGTTCGGCGGCACCCTCGACAAGTTCATCGGTGATTCGGTGATGGCCTTCTTCGGCGCGCCGGTGGCGCAGCCGGATCATGCCGCCCGAGGCGTGCGGGCGGCCCTCGCCATTCAGCGGGCCGTCGCCGAGTGGAGCGTCGAGCGAGAGAGCAAGGGCGAGCAGCCGATCTACGTGCGGGTGGCTCTCAACAGTGGACCGGTGGTGGTGGGCGAGATCGGCAGCGAGAAGCGCGTCGAGTACACGGTGTTGGGCAACACGGTGAATGTCGCCGCGCGG from the Acidobacteriota bacterium genome contains:
- a CDS encoding HD domain-containing phosphohydrolase; translation: MIEPRLNLQLGLPSALPKDGEIEDLRRRLSEVEKLLEISGEIGRTLDLDRLLDLALVRAEEVCHAETSSIWELDEERQELFFRVVRGKAAPGIRGLRVPVGEGIVGAVAASGQPEIVNDVSSDSRWRGEPLQGFETRSLLTVPLGVQRRVVGVMQLLNPVDAEGFTLGDLWRMNVFAGPLAQAIDNARLFAERKRQFFDTVTALAEATELRDPYTGGHSNRVTAYSLLLGSELGLGVTELEELMLTATLHDVGKLATPDSILRKPAPLSTQEKEVMRRHPADGAEMLAKIHGLRHVVPAVRAHHEHIDGGGYPDGLRDQEIPYSARILAVADAFDAMVTERPYRQGLAPVEAARRIVSGAGTQFWEPAVEAFDQLFDGDRWVLDHGRRLGRGFLGLSTGREL
- a CDS encoding adenylate/guanylate cyclase domain-containing protein translates to MLRLRISSPAGEQTFDLGDEQVTIGRGRDNSIVLADPSVSRRHCEIHRQPTGWEVVDLGSTNGVLLDDTLVSRGPIEAGTRLTLGTFDVLVEDRGPTVSTVDDEAQVIVRLDNLKSVLEDKGQETQILAALVQLAEKLLRADRVEDAARAVMDAVFAAVSVDRGFLFLKQDSHLVCELARFGDQVVMAPSGVVPVSTTILNTVIEQEVALVTTDARADHRLTGGESIRLHQIRAALCVPIWSEGGVIGAVHLDSPIRSEIFGERDLEIATALASYAAMAIEGLRNVHRLEVERRSRERLARYHSPAVVDEILQGEAQRQHPLRTMETTVLFADLVGFTPVAENAGPKAVADFLGQYFDRAVEAIFEFGGTLDKFIGDSVMAFFGAPVAQPDHAARGVRAALAIQRAVAEWSVERESKGEQPIYVRVALNSGPVVVGEIGSEKRVEYTVLGNTVNVAARLEDAVAGPGEIVIGPHTKAQLPGAFLCEGLGETQLKGLSRPVRAYRVEGEFAELAEPDDA